A window of Candidatus Tanganyikabacteria bacterium genomic DNA:
TCAGGAACACGCCCAGTCCGCCGCGGATGTGGTCGGTCAGGTGCCGTTTGAGGTCGGGATCCGGGAAGGTCTTCAGGTCGAACGACCGGCCCTGATCGCGCAGGACGACCGTCATCCCGGCCTCGTCGAGTTCGACGTCCAGCCAGATCGGATGGCCGAGTTCGCCCTCGTAGGCGTGGACGATGACGTTCGTGACGGCCTCGACGATCGCCAGTTGCAGCGAGTAGACGCTCTCGTCGCCGAAGCCGCCGGCCGCCGCCTGATCGCGCACGAAGTCGCGGACGGCGTCGATCACCGTGACGTCGCTGGTGAAGCGCATCGAGGCCTGCGTCATCGCACCT
This region includes:
- a CDS encoding ATP-binding protein produces the protein MTQASMRFTSDVTVIDAVRDFVRDQAAAGGFGDESVYSLQLAIVEAVTNVIVHAYEGELGHPIWLDVELDEAGMTVVLRDQGRSFDLKTFPDPDLKRHLTDHIRGGLGVFLMRKLMDELELRRDGAFNVLTMRKRLE